The genomic region AGTGAAGTAGTATTTTCATGTTTTCAGACATAGCCAGGCTGAAGACTTGAGAGCAATGTAAAGAACCAAAGGGGATGGGAGGAGTGGAGTACAATTTCAGTAGTTGACGcacctgagtttgaatccaggCTCTCCCACTGTCTAGCTGGTGATTTTGAATAAGCCAGTAACTCTGAGCCTCGGGTTCCTGTGGAGCTACTTCTGAGTGCTGGTGAGGTAAGCCATTTAAAGCACTTGGCACCTTGACTGGCACACAGAAGACTATCAGTAGCAATAACTTTGTTTCCTCAGCCTTGTCCACCTCACCCTCCTGCTTTCCTGCCCCCATGCTGCTGTTGCAGAAAGACAGTTTCCTCACTGCTTGGACTAGGTCTTTATTTTGTTCCCTTTGCTTTTTCTCGTATTGCAACAGGCATCCCGGGCCCAAATCCTAGACAAAGCCACAGAGTATATCCAGTATATGCGAAGGAAAAACCACACACACCAGCAAGATATTGATGACCTCAAGCGGCAGAATGCTCTTCTGGAGCAGCAAGGTGAGCACCTGAGCCTGTGGGGCAGCTGGCCCTGCTGCGCTCTGGCCAGGTCAGGGCTTTGCACCTGGGCCTGCAGAATCAGAACCAGGAGTGTGTGCTCATAAGCGGCTGTGGCCCTGCTTCTGAGTAGCTGAGTGTTAGAGCCATCCTGAGGAAGTACCTGAGCCGCCAGTGAGGGAATAGTGGAGTCTAGGGTTCGACATCTGGAGACGTTTCTGAGATGATCTCTCCCCTTCTTGGGGCTTAGGTGCTCTGCCTGTAGTAGGAGGCACACCTGGCATTAGGTGTCTGAAAAGAGCTAAGGTCCTTGGATTGGAGTGTGCTGTGTAAGTACCAGAAATCCAGGTGTTCAGGGTCAGTGAGCTCTCCCATTGCCAATGGTAGTCCAATCAGGGCAGCCTATGGGCCAGGCCCATGCTGTTCTCCAATGCTCACATCCGCCTTTTCCTACAACCACAGGGGAAAGCGAGAGCTGATCAAGTTCTTTGTTCCTGGGGAATtcacttctcttcctccctcatgGAAGATGCAAGTAAAAAGAAATGCAAGTAACCACTTGGGTTAGAACacctcaaataaaataaaataatataaatgggtTGACCTTGCAGGCTCAAGATGAGCTGAACTGAGGgatgggcagagggaggcagcagcGGGTTGGTTCCCGGGCTGAGCAGCCTGCATGTAGGGGCTATGTGTCAGAAGGCCCAGGTATTCTGTGTATTGGTGACTTGCTTCCAAGTGTCCAGCTTGTCTTTCCAAGTGGATCTTGTACAAGAGAGCTAAGCCAAAACTTTTCTTTGGCTGATACATCTTATGTCATCCTTTCCTGCTGTTGTGTGGCCTTCACACCTTTATGGATCCTAGCATTGCCAGGCCAGCTTCTCCGCTGTCACTGCACTGTTGGGTCCCACAGGGAGCTCCTGTCTCAACACTGGGCTTCTAAGGCAGGACGGTGACATCACAAGCCTTCTCTTTAGGGTTGAGTGGCATTGCAGAGTAGCTGGCCATGTCCACTGGGCTCCAGGTCTggctgggaaaggagggagatgAAGTGTGCTGGTGGAACAGCTACCAGAAGAGAGTTATTTCTGAGCCTCAGGGCCCAGCAAGCCCTTCGGAAGAACAGGCTGGACCCTGACCTGAGACTCAGTTATTCTAGCTTCTCCTCTGTCTCAGAGGCTGTAACCCGCTCGCTTGGTTGCTTTTCAGTCCGTGCACTGGAGAAAGCGAGGTCGAGTGCCCAACTGCAGACCAACTACCCCTCCTCAGACAACAGCCTCTACACCAACGCCAAGGGCAGCGCCATCTCTGCCTTCGATGGGGGCTCGGACTCCAGCTCAGAGTCGGAGCCTGAAGAGCCCCAAAGCAGGAAGAAACTCCGGATGGAGGCCAGCTAAGCTCTGCCGGGCAGGCCAGCAATAAAAACTGTCTGTCTCCTCCGTCGTCTCATCCTCCTTTCAGTTCATCCTTAGAACCCTCAGAACCATTTAAGAGactctattttttcctttctctattttttttttaaattttatttttacatagaaGCTCTTGGACAACAGCTCTCGTTCTCCTTCCCCatttccactattttttttttaatgtttcccttCAGGGATTCCCTGTCCCCACCAGGAATTTTTAAACCAAAACACCCCAACTTGGCAGCTTTTTCTGTGGAGGACAGACGGCCGGCCGGACCTCTGAGCACATGGTGTCCTGACCACCCACCAGCTCCTCCAGCCCTGCCGGGCACAGGCCCGGAGgactcctgcccctcccaggcctccccaggccaCCCTCGCCTCTGTTTGATAGACTTTGTGAATCTGTGGACTGCTCTACTTTAAGAAGATGACTGGTTTAAGAAGTGATGAGAATTAAAAAGCTATTTATCGCTCCTGTTGAAAGACCAGATCCTTGAAGAAGTTTGTGGTGTGAAAGGAAGTGGGGACAGAGTTGCAGCACAGTCTTGGGCCTGTTTCACTCCTGCTTCTCTCAGCCAGCCTTCGGGAGGGCCGTGGGACACTCGTGTGGTGTGGGGGACGTCAGCAGTGAAGTGGCCGCCAGAGggtgctgggggcgggagggcaaggagggaggagtgggtggGGTAGAGGTTTTGTATTGAGGGCCAGTGATGatgttttgatatttatttcCTGCTACTGAAATTTGAATCTGAGTGAATTGTCCCTATTTCTGATGATGTCGGTATTGCAAAGCGACAGATTCATAAAGTAATGATCAAATCTTCCTTTCTTTCCGTGTGTATTTCTAAGAAATAGAGCCAACTGATTTTGTATGTAAATACCAAGAGCAATTTACCTGGTACTAAACCCGCACCCCAGTGCGGCCCCTTCCCACCCTCGCCCCACGTCCTTTCTGACTGTTCTGGAACCTGTCCCCACGGTGACCCAGCCCTGGTTCTGGCTGCGGTCAGCAGCTCCCAGTGAAGGGTTTTGTGTGTTTAGGCctcatttctttgtctttttcctacTCCGTTCCTGGCATTTGCTGATTTCTAGTGTATACTCTGTAGTCTCAGTCCGTGTTTGGTTCcattccatggaaataaaaagTATGTTGTACATACTGCCGAAGAATTGTCTTGCAAGTTAAGGCTTCCCCCTTTACTATAAGactataaataaaaacttattttatccTTCTTGGTGGTGGTGTCTTCTTGCCCTTGCAAAGGCCAAGATGCTTAAGAGAAGAGCCCTGTGGAGGCCACTAGGCCTGAGAGGAGCAGAGGTCACTTACGTGGCCTTGCAAAACAGAGCAACCATAAGCCAGAGCAGTTCCCTTTTTGTTCTAAAGGCTCAGCTTagcccaggcagggcagggggtgggtaaACTGGTGGTGGTGACTGCTCATTGGATagaagcttttattatttttaaaatgtttttattgatttcagagggagagagagagagaacatcaatgatgagagagaatcatggatcggctgcctcctgcacgccccccattgggttccaagcccacaacctgggcatgtgccctgaccaggaatcgaacagtgacttcctgggtcataggtcgacgctcaaccactgagccacacccagctgggcagaTGGAAGCTTTTAAAGTTCCAACGGGGATGGGGTTATTCAGGGCAGCATTTCTAGACCCAGTTCCTGCTAAATAAATGACCCTTAGGGAGTTGGTAGCCCAGAGCTGTGGGTTTGGGTTTCTCCTGGTAATGAATGCCCACTTCAAAGGCGACCGGTGTTCTCTAGGACCTGTCAGTTTCTAGCGGTTCCAACATAGTTAgaggaagcagcagagctggCAAGGGCTGGAAGTAAAGAAGGCTTCAACAGCATCAAGTGAGGGCCCAACACCAGCCCAAACTTGTTTGGCCTTGAAAGGAAAAGGGTTTCTGGCCAGGACACAGCTCAGCTTTGCTTTTCCTGTCTGGCTGGCAGGAAATACTGCTGTACCTAGACCAGGAGAGTGAAGTCAAATCAGTTCTTTGCTTTGTCACTCTAGAATGGTAGTGCTGGACCCCTATCAGTGGGATTTCAGATCCACAGTACCTTTTTGGTTAATGGGAGTTTAGCTGGGTCCTGATTCTACAAGAGGCAGTTTGTAACATGATCAAACTCCCTCCCCGCAACCATGATTGTAATAAGGGAAGCAAGGATGTTGGGAGCACAATCCCATTTATTAAAGGCACTCCATTTCAAGACAAATGAAACAGGAATAAGACAAATTGGAATGAGAAGTCAGATGATTTCTTAAGCCCTCAAAGTTAGCAtgctttcctcctctttttcattgctttttactaTATCTCTTTGCATGTCTGGCTGTAATTATAAACACGTCGCACACAGCTGGCTTGGTCAGTGTAGGCATTAGAACCGACTGCAGGTTCTAACCCGGGGATGAGATGCAAGGATTGTGAAGCTGGGCGCCCGGTAGGCAGGGAGCCAGCACAGTGATAGGCAGTGTCCCTGAGAGCCAGCTCCTGGCTCCAGCATATTGGCTGGACAAGGGATTACATTTTAAGCTTCTCAAAATTTCAATAAACCTGTTGGAAGAAGAGCCACAACGGATAGCTGACTCACCTGGGAAATCGGAAGCCCTTGACTGACTTGCTGAGCAGACTGGCAAGTGGTGGGGAAAGGTGGTACACTGGGAGCAGCTGCCTGGAAAGAAACAAGGTAAGAAACCCAAGCTAGAGATGGTGCTTTCTAAAGGGGACTAGTGAAAGTCACAGCCATGCTCCTTCTGGGGGGGTGTGTCCAGGGAACCAGTGTCTACCCACCAGGACAGCGACGTCTGACTGTGTTTTACTCTGACAGCAATGTTATCCTCTGGTTTGTTCTCGCTGTTGCGTTCTGGACAATCCCATGCAATGCCAGAGAACCTGGTGATTCCCTGGGTTACTGCAGCAGGTGGCATCGCTGAGGGTCTTGTTAAAAGCCCTGTCTTTTTCTTAGGGTGAACTTGATGTTTTCCTATTTTTACAATTAATTGCCCCAAGTAAAAGGGTATTTTAAATGGCtcggctttaaaaaaaaaaaaaaaaagcaaaagagagaactcatggatatGGACAATAATGTCATGTTAgcgagtgggggaggggagggtggtggaataagagggcatagaggggataaatggtggtggaaaaaatttaaaaaatggcccaACTTTTGTACAGGAGCTACAACTTCTGCAAAGACTTACCTCAGCTCACAGAGCTGTCCTGGCTGGAAAGGTTTAAAGCACAAGACTGAATAGATGCTAGAACAGAGTAGTGTTTGGTGCGTGGCCTGAAGTCAGACTGCCTGAGTTCAAAGTCCCAGCTCTGTCCATAGTGGGGGAATCCCAGGCAGGTCACTTCTCTCGGCCtcggtgtcctcatctgtaaaatgagggtgataATAGTACTAACCTTGTAAAGTGGTTGTGAAATATGCTTATCATGTGCTTGACCTTGGGACCAAGTGAGCACTCAGGTAGGCGCCAGCCGTCGTTACCGACACACAGCGTGTGACCAGGGCTGAGTCTGCAGGATGGAAAAGTCCAGCTCCCGCGGCCCTCTCTGCAGAGTGGGAGGGTGGGCTTCCTGGTGTCTCGCAAATGCTTCCCGACCCTCAGACGTGCCCTATTCTTACAAGGCAGAGAGAATAAAGACAGCAGGAGAATAAAGGGAACCCCAAGACTGGACTGATGCACTCTTCAAAACCGAGGAGGCCCCATGGCTGCCTGGGTCAGATCTGGTGTCAGCCCAAGTGAGGTTGTGCCATTGCCTCCTCCCGCCATTCAGTGGTGTCTCTGAACTTGTGCTATTGGACGGTCTGCCCAGGAAGAATCACTCAGAAGCCCCCATGGTGTTG from Eptesicus fuscus isolate TK198812 chromosome 5, DD_ASM_mEF_20220401, whole genome shotgun sequence harbors:
- the MAX gene encoding protein max isoform X3, which encodes MSDNDDIEVESDEEQPRFQSAADKRAHHNALERKRRDHIKDSFHSLRDSVPSLQGEKQQASRAQILDKATEYIQYMRRKNHTHQQDIDDLKRQNALLEQQVRALEKARSSAQLQTNYPSSDNSLYTNAKGSAISAFDGGSDSSSESEPEEPQSRKKLRMEAS
- the MAX gene encoding protein max isoform X5; this encodes MSDNDDIEVESDADKRAHHNALERKRRDHIKDSFHSLRDSVPSLQGEKQQASRAQILDKATEYIQYMRRKNHTHQQDIDDLKRQNALLEQQVRALEKARSSAQLQTNYPSSDNSLYTNAKGSAISAFDGGSDSSSESEPEEPQSRKKLRMEAS
- the MAX gene encoding protein max isoform X1 — translated: MQFLMGFVVFLELAGPSVKGTGTTSLGGPSVTSPVTCQGADRACVPPLIRCCSEEADKRAHHNALERKRRDHIKDSFHSLRDSVPSLQGEKQQASRAQILDKATEYIQYMRRKNHTHQQDIDDLKRQNALLEQQVRALEKARSSAQLQTNYPSSDNSLYTNAKGSAISAFDGGSDSSSESEPEEPQSRKKLRMEAS
- the MAX gene encoding protein max isoform X6, translated to MSDNDDIEVESDADKRAHHNALERKRRDHIKDSFHSLRDSVPSLQGEKASRAQILDKATEYIQYMRRKNHTHQQDIDDLKRQNALLEQQVRALEKARSSAQLQTNYPSSDNSLYTNAKGSAISAFDGGSDSSSESEPEEPQSRKKLRMEAS
- the MAX gene encoding protein max isoform X2 — encoded protein: MQFLMGFVVFLELAGPSVKGTGTTSLGGPSVTSPVTCQGADRACVPPLIRCCSEEADKRAHHNALERKRRDHIKDSFHSLRDSVPSLQGEKASRAQILDKATEYIQYMRRKNHTHQQDIDDLKRQNALLEQQVRALEKARSSAQLQTNYPSSDNSLYTNAKGSAISAFDGGSDSSSESEPEEPQSRKKLRMEAS
- the MAX gene encoding protein max isoform X4, with product MSDNDDIEVESDEEQPRFQSAADKRAHHNALERKRRDHIKDSFHSLRDSVPSLQGEKASRAQILDKATEYIQYMRRKNHTHQQDIDDLKRQNALLEQQVRALEKARSSAQLQTNYPSSDNSLYTNAKGSAISAFDGGSDSSSESEPEEPQSRKKLRMEAS
- the MAX gene encoding protein max isoform X7, which encodes MSDNDDIEVESDEEQPRFQSAASRAQILDKATEYIQYMRRKNHTHQQDIDDLKRQNALLEQQVRALEKARSSAQLQTNYPSSDNSLYTNAKGSAISAFDGGSDSSSESEPEEPQSRKKLRMEAS
- the MAX gene encoding protein max isoform X8, giving the protein MSDNDDIEVESDASRAQILDKATEYIQYMRRKNHTHQQDIDDLKRQNALLEQQVRALEKARSSAQLQTNYPSSDNSLYTNAKGSAISAFDGGSDSSSESEPEEPQSRKKLRMEAS
- the MAX gene encoding protein max isoform X9; protein product: MTSSGRMLFWSSKGKARADQVLCSWGIHFSSSLMEDASKKKFRALEKARSSAQLQTNYPSSDNSLYTNAKGSAISAFDGGSDSSSESEPEEPQSRKKLRMEAS